The following coding sequences lie in one Arabidopsis thaliana chromosome 3, partial sequence genomic window:
- the HIRA gene encoding histone chaperone HIRA-like protein translates to MFKRIPSSTHETKQVGWSNGTSKSGEKDLQSYNVIAMGSQDRTITVWTTGSARPLFVAKHFFGQSVVDLSWSPDGYSLFACSLDGTVAMIHFDPKELGVRLTDTELDELKKSRYGDVRGRQANLVESPAQLLLETASTKQAGSKRAASDVQQNQVTTKPSVSVESTAKRRKSQVDDRNKAAESTGQTLNKASTLNRVSSPVNQKVYRRPDGRKRIIPEAVGVPQQENNIMINGESHNFLPASAAAPAKGDSGDFPVEISNRDLSGKEIVCRNPDLKERSRITARATITESLVIEKVPGTSGRDGVLNVEQSVGIKESSSTDLLIRVFDWKDGEAAPPVCLEACPREHALDTVGAVSTSMVKETEISCKKSGETLWSDRIMGRVTVLAGNPNFWAAGCEDGSLQVYTKCGRRAMPTMMMGSAATFIDCDDSWKLLLVTRKGSLYVWDLFNRKCVLHDSLSSLVSSDVNLSSTVKGTIKVISVKLSKSGSPLVVLATRHAFLFDTSLMCWLRVADDCFPASNFSSSWNLGSAPCGELAGLQVDVRKYMARKPGWNRITDDGTQTRAHLESQLASSLALESPNEYRQCLLAYVRFLAREADESRLREVCESFLGPPTGMAEAASSDTNLSWDPYVLGVKKHKLLRNDILPAMASNRKVQRLLNEFIDLLSEYEDVETADPAPKGSTPTMNCGGVPSSLDQIGSDPPAMTATTPMTIDNDKPVSLENPAALDIGVCEKTGSEDRDKQDQNSRDSGS, encoded by the exons ATGTTCAAAAGAATCCCCTCTAGTACCCATGAAACTAAACAAGTTGGGTGGAGCAATGGAACATCAAAGTCAGGGGAGAAAGATTTGCAGTCATACAATGTTATTGCAATGGGGAGTCAAGACCGTACTATAACCGTATGGACAACTGGAAGTGCGCGTCCTCTTTTTGTCGCCAAGCATTTCTTTGGCCAAAGTGTTGTGGATCTATCATG GAGTCCCGACGGATATTCACTTTTCGCATGTTCCTTGGACGGAACGGTGGCGATGATTCACTTTGACCCAAAAGAACTAGGCGTCAGGCTAACCGATACTGAACTCGACGAATTGAAGAAATCTCGATATGGAGATGTCAGAGGCCGGCAAGCAAACTTAGTTGAGAGCCCAGCCCAGTTATTACTTGAAACAGCCTCGACAAAGCAAGCCGGTAGTAAGAGGGCGGCATCGGATGTTCAACAAAATCAGGTGACTACAAAACCATCTGTTAGTGTGGAGAGTACTGCAAAGAGGCGTAAATCGCAAGTCGATGATCGGAATAAGGCAGCAGAGTCTACTGGTCAAACATTAAATAAAGCATCAACCTTAAATCGAGTATCTAGTCCTGTGAATCAAAAAGTGTATAGAAGGCCTGACGGAAGAAAGAGGATCATTCCTGAAGCTGTTGGAGTTCCCCAACAGGAGAATAATATCATGATTAATGGGGAATCACATAATTTTCTGCCTGCTTCCGCTGCTGCTCCTGCTAAGGGAGATAGTGGAGATTTTCCTGTGGAGATTAGCAATAGGGATTTGTCCGGGAAAGAAATAGTTTGCAGGAACCCTGATCTGAAAGAGCGTTCAAGGATTACAGCTCGTGCTACCATTACTGAGAGCCTTGTTATTGAGAAGGTTCCTGGAACCTCTGGTAGGGATGGAGTTTTAAATGTTGAGCAATCTGTAGGTATAAAAGAATCTTCTAGCACTGATCTGTTGATAAGGGTATTCGATTGGAAAGATGGGGAAGCTGCACCACCTGTTTGCTTAGAAGCTTGTCCAAGGGAGCATGCTTTGGACACTGTTGGTGCAGTAAGTACATCAATGGTCAAGGAAACTGAGATTTCTTGCAAAAAGTCAGGCGAAACTCTTTGGTCTGATCGGATTATGGGGAGAGTCACTGTTTTGGCTGGAAATCCAAATTTTTGGGCTGCTGGATGCGAAGACGGAAGCCTCCAg gTTTACACTAAGTGTGGAAGGCGTGCTATGCCTACAATGATGATGGGGTCTGCTGCAACTTTTATTGATTGTGACGATAGCTGGAAGTTGTTGCTTGTAACAAGAAAAGGATCTCTATATGTATGGGATCTATTCAATAGGAAATGCGTTCTTCACgactctttatcttctttggtCTCTTCCGATGTCAATTTATCTTCCACAGTGAAAG GTACAATAAAAGTGATATCTGTGAAATTATCCAAATCTGGTTCACCGCTTGTTGTTCTAGCCACACGTCATGCATTCCTTTTTGACACTAGTCTAATGTGTTGGCTGAGAGTGGCTGATGACTGCTTCCCGGCCTCAAATTTTAGTAGCTCCTGGAATTTGGGCTCAGCTCCATGCGGCGAGCTTGCTGGTTTGCAGGTTGATGTCAGAAAGTACATGGCTAGAAAGCCAGGGTGGAACAG GATAACTGATGATGGAACGCAAACACGTGCACATTTGGAATCTCAACTTGCATCTTCTCTTGCACTTGAGTCTCCTAATGAATACCGCCAGTGCCTCCTTGCCTATGTGAGGTTTCTAGCAAG AGAGGCAGACGAGTCCAGATTAAGAGAAGTCTGTGAGAGCTTTCTTGGACCTCCCACTGGTATGGCTGAAGCAGCATCTTCAGACACAAACTTGTCTTGGGATCCTTATGTTCTG GGGGTGAAGAAGCATAAACTTTTGAGAAACGATATTCTACCTGCAATGGCGTCAAACAGAAAAGTGCAGCGTCTACTCAATGAGTTTATAGATCTCTTATCTGAATATGAAGACGTAGAAACAGCAGATCCTGCCCCCAAGGGCTCGACACCTACCATGAACTGTGGTGGAGTCCCATCTTCACTGGATCAAATTGGCTCTGATCCTCCAGCCATGACAGCTACTACTCCTATGACTATAGACAATGACAAACCAGTCTCTCTGGAGAATCCAGCGGCTTTGGATATAGGTGTGTGTGAGAAAACGGGTTCTGAGGACCGGGATAAACAAGACCAGAACTCAAGAGACTCGGGCTCTTGA